One region of Quercus lobata isolate SW786 chromosome 2, ValleyOak3.0 Primary Assembly, whole genome shotgun sequence genomic DNA includes:
- the LOC115973784 gene encoding centrosomal protein of 164 kDa-like, which translates to MGVQRIPQKSLMELIGGQQGKSAPAQIVPSQVSSLPARSPPPVPHHPPQSSPQPAPPSTATQEKRREQKGKGVADASKSRHTREEDVQRAAKQQKTRQPSTRGQEKSNSPHPDSQAWLPVPMLGEEPLRNDASVRDYNGSIGCHVASAVEEALLLPKDMAELKNVRKNQLILDNKRYLGMDLTVVRKKLQVEEEARKRAESSSEGYQKQAEEQAKLLREANAELKKTREQVLVLKKHLEETQRLRERAEKLKEQAEKAKIESEKALNAAGVEASSELRKPENVYYPEAIRSSTPQPHQADIPAPAVNPSEEALPRSSSPGASPSKSTIASKTYTVSQGFQQELDSTVQSAGGIIKE; encoded by the exons ATGGGGGTACAAAGGATTCCCCAAAAAAGCTTAATGGAGCTGATAGGAGGTCAACAGGGAAAGTCTGCACCTGCCCAAATAGTACCATCCCAggtttcatctcttccagctaggtctcctcctccagtcCCTCATCACCCTCCTCAATCGTCTCCGCAACCAGCACCGCCAAGCACTGCCACGCAAGAGAAGCGCAGAGAGCAGAAAGGTAAGGGGGTGGCAGACGCGAGCAAATCCCGTCACACTCGGgaggaggatgtccaacgagcggcaaagcagcagaaaaccagGCAACCCTCTAcgcggggccaagagaaatccAATTCCCCACATCCCGATTCACAAGCGTGGCTGCCAGTTCCTATGCTCGGTGAGGAGCCCCTGCGAAACGATGCCTCTGTAAGGGATTATAACGGCAGCATTGGGTGTCATGTGGCCTCGGCCgtagaggaggccttattgctcccaaaggatatggctgagCTAAAGAATGTAAGGAAGAATCAACTCATTCTTGACAATAAACGgtatttgggcatg gatctAACCGTCGTAAGAAAAAAGCTACAGGTCGaggaagaagctcgcaagagaGCTGAGTCGTCatcagaaggctaccagaagcaggccgaggaacaagcCAAGCTTCTGCGCGAGGCGAATGCCGAACTGAAGAAGACTCgggagcaagttcttgttcttaagaagcatctagaagaaACTCAGAGGTTAAGGGAGAGAGctgaaaagcttaaagaacaagccgagaaagcaaaaatcgagtctGAGAAG GCCCTTAACGctgctggggttgaagcctcatctgaactacgtaagccagagaacgtgTATTACCCCGAAGCAATACGCTCCTCAACTCCTCAACCACACCAAGCCGATATTCCAGCCCCAGCTGTTAACCCCAGCGAGGAGGCTTTGCCTCGCTCCTCCTCTCCAGGAGCTTCTCCAAGCAAATCCACCATTGCTTCGAAGACATACACGGTCtcacagggttttcaacaagaattggactccacagttcaatcAGCTGGGGGCATCATCAAAgagtaa